In Wenzhouxiangella sp. XN24, the DNA window CCTGCAGCGCATCGACGGCCCGGTGACCTGGTGGCTGGACGTGGCTCACAACCCGGACGGTGCGGCGGTGCTCGCCGCCGCACTGCGCGCGGCGCCCTGTCGCGGCCGGACGATCGCGGTATTCGGCCTGCTCGGCGACAAGGACGCGCCCGGCGTGGCGGCGGCTCTCGACGGTTGCGTGGATCACTGGGTGCTGGCATCACTGCCCGGGCCGCGCGGGCGCTCCGCCGGCATGCTGGCCGATGTCGTCGTGGCGCACCTCTGCGGCAGCATCGAAACCGCGTCTTCGGTCGCGGCTGCCTGCGCCTCGGCCGCGGCGGCGGCGCGGCCGGGCGACCGCGTCGTGGCCTGCGGTTCTTTTCATGTAGTGGGCCCGACGCTCGACTGGCTTGAGGTATACTTCGCGCCCTAGTCTGAATGACGCCGGGTGGCGTTTCGGCCCTGGCAATATGGAGCGGAAGCTGAAGGAAAGACTCGTCGGCGCCACGGTCATCGTGGCGCTCGGGATCATCATTATCCCGTGGCTTCTGGATGGCCCGGCGCAGGCCCCGCGCCCGGTCGAAAGCGCGATCGAGCTGCCGCCCGTCGAGTCGCCGGGACGCACGTACACCATTCCGCTGGATCCGGGCGCCGGACCGCCCGTGCAGATCGACAGCGAGGAGCGGCAGATGAACGGCGTGGGCGCCGTGCAACGGCCGGCGCCGGTGGAGCCGGCACCGCTTGATCCCGGTGACGGAGACCCTGCGCCGGCGGGCGCGGAACAGCCCGAACAGCCGCCGCCCCGGCCGGCGCCTCAGCCCGCTGCCCCAGCCCCGGACACCGGGACCCCGGCTGCCGGAGAGAACGATCGCGCAGCGCCACCCGCGCGTGAACCTGCGCCCGAACCGGCCCCGCAACCCGCACCCGCCGCACAGCCGGCGCCGGCGAGCGACGCGTGGAGCGTGCAGGTCGGCAGTTTTTCCCAGCGCGACAATGCCCAGGCCCTGCAGCAGCGGCTCACGGCCGCCGGATTCGATGCTTTTGTCTCCCGCGTGGTGACCGACGCGGGTACCCTTTACCGCGTGCGCGTCGGGCCGGTGCCCGACCGTGCCGCGGCGGACCGATTGCTGGTGCGGGTTCGCGCCGCGGGGCACGGCGGCGCCCGGGCCGTGCGGGTCGAAGACTGATGGCAAGCAGCTGAGCCATGGTGATCATCGATTACATCCTGTTGGGCGCGCTGGCCGTTTCGGTGGTGATCGGCTTTTTCCGCGGCTTTTTTCGCGAGGCGTTGTCGCTGGTGAACTGGGGCCTGGCCGCCTGGCTCGCGTGGCGATTCTCGCCGCTGGTCGAGCCTTTCCTGGATGCGGTCAGTTCGCCCGCGCTGCAGCTCTGGCTGAGCCGGCTCATCGTGTTCGTGCTCGCGCTGCTGGCCGGCGCGCTGCTGTCGCACCTCGTCGTCATGCTGGTGCGCAAGACGGGCCTGAACGGCACGGACCGCGTGCTGGGCATGCTCTTCGGCGCGGCGCGCGGCGTGCTCGTGATCGGTATCCTGGTGATCGGTTTCCAGATGCTGGAGATGGACCGTGAACCCTGGTGGCAGGACTCGTGGATCGTCCCGCGGACGGCTACGCTGACGGGACACCTGCGTGAATTCATCGATGCCGGGCTCGACAAGGCCGGCGATCTCATCACGGAGTAGAAGATCAATGTGCGGAATCGTGGGAATCGTCGGCACAGGCTCGGTCAACCAGGCCCTGTACGATGCGCTGACCGTGTTGCAGCACCGCGGCCAGGATGCCGCGGGCATCGTCACGGCGGACGACCGGATCCACATCCGCAAGAACAACGGGCTGGTGCGCGACGTGTTCCAGCGCCGCCACATGTTCAAGCTCACGGGAAACATGGGCATCGGCCACTGCCGTTATCCGACCGCCGGCAGCTCCAGCCGCACGGAGGCGCAGCCCTTCTACACGAACTCGCCCTACGGCATCTGCCTGGCGCACAACGGCAACCTGACCAATGCCGATGAGCTCGCCGACCTGGTGATCCGCGAGGACCACCGGTATCTCAATACCGCCTCCGACTCGGAAGTGCTGCTGAACGTGTTCGCGCACGAGCTGGAAAAGGTCGACGGGGAATATCCCAGCCCGGCGCAGATCTTCCGCGCCGCCGAGGGCATCTATCGCCGCTGCCAGGGGGGCTACGCGGTCGTCGCGCTGATCATGAACACCGGCATCGTCGGCCTGCGCGATCCCTGCGGGATCCGCCCGCTGATCGTCGGCTACCGCGACGTGGACGGGCGCCGCGAACACATGCTGGCCTCGGAGAGCGTGGCGCTCGACATCGCGGGTTTCGAGGTGCTGCGGGACGTGTTGCCGGGCGAGGCGGTGTTCATCGATCTCGACGGCGGGCTGCACATGCACCAGTGCGTGCCGGCGACGCGGCGCAGCCCCTGCCTGTTCGAGTACGTCTATTTCGCGCGGCCCGATTCGATCATCGACAACATCTCGGTCTACAAGGCGCGCCTGCGCATGGGCGAGGCGCTGGCCGACCGCATCATCCGCATGCGGCCGGACCACGACATCGACGTGGTGATCCCGGTGCCGGACACCAGCCGCACCAGCGCCCTGCCGCTGGCGCACCGGCTCGGCGTGAAGTATCGCGAGGGCTTCATCAAGAACCGCTACATCGGCCGGACCTTCATCATGCCGGGACAGACGCTGCGCGAAAAATCGGTGCGCCGCAAACTGAACGCCATCGACCTGGAGTTCCGCAACAAGAACGTGCTGATCGTGGACGACTCCATCGTGCGCGGCACCACGTCGCGGCAGATCATCGAGATGGCCCGCGAGGCGGGGGCACGCAAGGTGTATTTCGCCTCGGCGGCGCCGCCGGTGCGGTACCCGAACGTCTACGGCATCGACATGCCGGCCGCGGCGGAGCTGATCGCGCACGGTCGCAGCGAGGAGGAGGTCCAGGAGCTCATCGGCGCCGACTGGCTCATCTACCAGACCCTCGAAGATCTGTCGCGCGCCGTCCAGCACGACAACGCGGACATCCACGAGTTCGACTCCTCCTGTTTCTCCGGTGAATACGTCACCGGGG includes these proteins:
- a CDS encoding SPOR domain-containing protein, which produces MERKLKERLVGATVIVALGIIIIPWLLDGPAQAPRPVESAIELPPVESPGRTYTIPLDPGAGPPVQIDSEERQMNGVGAVQRPAPVEPAPLDPGDGDPAPAGAEQPEQPPPRPAPQPAAPAPDTGTPAAGENDRAAPPAREPAPEPAPQPAPAAQPAPASDAWSVQVGSFSQRDNAQALQQRLTAAGFDAFVSRVVTDAGTLYRVRVGPVPDRAAADRLLVRVRAAGHGGARAVRVED
- a CDS encoding CvpA family protein translates to MVIIDYILLGALAVSVVIGFFRGFFREALSLVNWGLAAWLAWRFSPLVEPFLDAVSSPALQLWLSRLIVFVLALLAGALLSHLVVMLVRKTGLNGTDRVLGMLFGAARGVLVIGILVIGFQMLEMDREPWWQDSWIVPRTATLTGHLREFIDAGLDKAGDLITE
- the purF gene encoding amidophosphoribosyltransferase yields the protein MCGIVGIVGTGSVNQALYDALTVLQHRGQDAAGIVTADDRIHIRKNNGLVRDVFQRRHMFKLTGNMGIGHCRYPTAGSSSRTEAQPFYTNSPYGICLAHNGNLTNADELADLVIREDHRYLNTASDSEVLLNVFAHELEKVDGEYPSPAQIFRAAEGIYRRCQGGYAVVALIMNTGIVGLRDPCGIRPLIVGYRDVDGRREHMLASESVALDIAGFEVLRDVLPGEAVFIDLDGGLHMHQCVPATRRSPCLFEYVYFARPDSIIDNISVYKARLRMGEALADRIIRMRPDHDIDVVIPVPDTSRTSALPLAHRLGVKYREGFIKNRYIGRTFIMPGQTLREKSVRRKLNAIDLEFRNKNVLIVDDSIVRGTTSRQIIEMAREAGARKVYFASAAPPVRYPNVYGIDMPAAAELIAHGRSEEEVQELIGADWLIYQTLEDLSRAVQHDNADIHEFDSSCFSGEYVTGGITSEYLRKVEENRSDSVRHVRDSRHAGAPAAVEVL